From a single Campylobacter concisus genomic region:
- the pheS gene encoding phenylalanine--tRNA ligase subunit alpha yields the protein MQDFVNKIKNEISTLDDLEKVRVEIFGKKGILAQGFAKLKELGEDEKKEFAANLNKQRDELGALIEAKKAELSEQEIDNKMKKEAADITLFNEPVASGALHPVMATMDKIIEYFLALNFSLETGPLIEDDFHNFEALNLPKYHPARDMQDTFYLDDFRLLRTHTSPVQVRTMLNQKPPIRMIAPGTVFRRDMDLTHTPMFHQVEGLVVEDAEKVSFANLKSMLEDFLKHMFGDVQVRFRPSFFPFTEPSAEVDISCIFCHGKGCRVCKQTTWLEVLGCGVVDPNVFKAVGYKNVSGYAFGLGVERFAMLLHRVPDLRSLFEGDLRLLEQFK from the coding sequence TTGCAAGATTTCGTTAATAAAATCAAAAATGAAATTTCAACGCTTGATGATTTGGAAAAAGTCAGGGTAGAAATTTTTGGCAAAAAGGGCATCTTGGCGCAAGGCTTTGCAAAGCTAAAAGAGCTTGGTGAAGATGAGAAAAAGGAATTTGCAGCAAATTTAAACAAGCAAAGAGATGAGCTTGGCGCGCTAATAGAAGCTAAAAAGGCTGAGCTTAGCGAGCAAGAGATAGATAACAAGATGAAAAAAGAGGCCGCTGATATCACGCTATTTAATGAGCCTGTTGCTAGTGGAGCGCTGCACCCTGTTATGGCTACGATGGATAAGATAATTGAGTACTTTTTAGCTCTAAATTTCTCACTTGAAACTGGACCACTTATAGAAGATGATTTTCACAACTTTGAAGCGCTAAATTTACCAAAATACCACCCAGCAAGGGATATGCAAGATACATTTTACCTAGATGATTTTAGACTTTTAAGGACGCATACGAGCCCAGTTCAGGTGCGAACTATGCTAAATCAAAAGCCGCCTATTCGTATGATAGCGCCAGGTACTGTCTTTAGACGTGATATGGATTTAACGCATACACCGATGTTTCACCAAGTCGAGGGCCTTGTGGTGGAGGATGCTGAGAAAGTTAGCTTTGCAAATTTAAAATCAATGCTTGAAGATTTTTTAAAACATATGTTTGGCGATGTGCAAGTGCGTTTTCGTCCTAGCTTCTTTCCATTTACGGAGCCTAGTGCCGAAGTTGATATTAGTTGTATATTTTGCCATGGCAAGGGCTGCAGAGTGTGCAAGCAGACTACTTGGCTTGAAGTGCTTGGATGTGGAGTTGTTGATCCAAATGTATTTAAGGCGGTTGGCTATAAAAATGTAAGTGGATACGCTTTTGGTCTTGGCGTTGAGAGATTTGCGATGTTGCTTCATAGAGTGCCTGATTTGAGGTCACTTTTTGAGGGAGATTTAAGATTGTTGGAGCAGTTTAAATGA
- a CDS encoding histidine triad nucleotide-binding protein, which translates to MTIFEKIVAGEIPCNKVLESEKFLAFNDINPKAPIHILIIPKKHYKNFQEMDPVLMGEMTKFIQEVATLMGVDKSGYRLITNCGENGGQEVMHLHFHLLGGAKLGWSEGVADPQSTF; encoded by the coding sequence ATGACCATATTTGAAAAGATCGTAGCTGGTGAAATTCCTTGCAACAAAGTGCTTGAAAGCGAGAAATTTCTAGCTTTTAATGACATAAATCCAAAAGCACCGATCCACATCCTAATTATCCCAAAAAAACACTATAAAAATTTCCAAGAGATGGATCCGGTTTTAATGGGAGAGATGACAAAATTTATCCAAGAAGTAGCGACCTTAATGGGTGTTGATAAGAGCGGATACCGCCTCATCACAAACTGCGGTGAAAACGGTGGTCAAGAAGTTATGCACCTACATTTTCACCTACTTGGCGGAGCAAAGCTTGGCTGGAGCGAAGGCGTAGCTGATCCACAAAGCACATTTTAA
- a CDS encoding CZB domain-containing protein — MKLNGYRGVLLNEFNKIQDVHECRFGKWYEKDVKNTLVKDAKILSSIAAHHENVHHGLEKAMVIFADKDKGNLPGVEILKDVENSSKVGFEELLEAIKSARK, encoded by the coding sequence ATGAAGCTAAATGGATATAGAGGTGTGCTTTTAAATGAATTTAATAAAATTCAAGATGTTCATGAGTGTAGATTTGGCAAATGGTATGAAAAAGATGTGAAAAATACTCTTGTAAAAGATGCCAAAATTCTCTCAAGTATCGCAGCTCATCATGAAAATGTTCATCATGGACTAGAAAAAGCGATGGTTATTTTTGCTGATAAAGACAAAGGAAATTTACCTGGCGTTGAAATATTAAAAGATGTCGAAAACTCAAGTAAAGTAGGTTTTGAAGAGTTGCTTGAAGCTATTAAGTCTGCAAGAAAATAA